In a single window of the Bacillus mycoides genome:
- a CDS encoding LysR family transcriptional regulator — MNVFDFKVFKYVARLNSISLAAKELHMTQPAITHIVNKLEKRYAITLFDRSRQGTVLTENGKEFLVCVDRLLMEYENLEETALQLKNNNLYKIVLATYPSVTVYCLAECIELGNFDQSQYVLAVREGSYQEVLDWLSSGSADFSISIKENLIPGFHYDVIGEDPYVMVSSKSVPSGLTMKELKNYPFIMPLSGCKEVLEPYLMKNEIVVNKVMESETISSALALALQVKGITIVPLSGLHKQIIHDFIVQPIEIKIPRQLIMQWSPKKENDALFLAFVTNLLSQLQQKKK, encoded by the coding sequence ATGAACGTTTTTGATTTTAAAGTTTTTAAATACGTGGCTCGTTTGAACAGCATTAGTTTAGCAGCTAAGGAGTTACATATGACACAGCCGGCTATAACTCATATCGTAAACAAATTAGAGAAACGATATGCTATAACATTATTTGATCGCTCTAGACAAGGAACTGTTTTAACTGAAAATGGAAAAGAATTTTTAGTTTGTGTAGATCGACTTCTAATGGAGTATGAAAACCTTGAAGAAACAGCTTTACAATTAAAAAATAATAACTTGTATAAGATTGTATTAGCTACATATCCTTCAGTTACTGTATATTGTTTGGCGGAGTGTATCGAACTAGGTAATTTTGATCAAAGTCAGTATGTGCTTGCAGTTCGAGAAGGAAGCTATCAAGAAGTGTTAGATTGGCTGTCTTCTGGAAGTGCAGATTTTTCTATTTCTATAAAAGAAAATTTAATACCAGGATTTCATTATGATGTAATTGGTGAAGATCCGTATGTTATGGTTTCTTCTAAGTCAGTTCCATCAGGTCTTACAATGAAAGAGTTGAAAAATTATCCTTTTATAATGCCGCTCTCTGGTTGTAAAGAAGTACTTGAACCATATTTGATGAAAAATGAAATAGTAGTTAATAAAGTGATGGAATCAGAGACAATTAGTTCGGCGTTAGCACTGGCTTTACAAGTTAAAGGAATAACAATCGTTCCATTATCAGGACTTCATAAACAAATTATTCATGACTTCATCGTGCAACCGATAGAAATTAAAATTCCACGACAACTTATTATGCAATGGTCACCTAAAAAAGAAAATGACGCACTGTTTCTGGCGTTTGTTACGAATTTACTAAGCCAACTACAACAAAAGAAAAAATGA
- a CDS encoding alpha/beta fold hydrolase encodes MSTYVLVHGAWQGEWAWDLVKPQLEAFGHTVITLDLPGSGKDTTPSQNITLDSYVNAVTTIINQQNEKVILVGHSMGGIVITQTAELIPNKIDKLVYLCAFLPQNGESLGSKLDGEAGPQFSINENDMTAELIPELIEQTFLNATEDGSIKGASFNQMRPQPLGPFQKELKISEENFGTVNRIYIETTLDRAIPIDFQRRMNTETPCVKIITLEADHSPFFSKTAELVSHLHELS; translated from the coding sequence ATGAGTACTTACGTTTTAGTACATGGAGCATGGCAAGGTGAATGGGCATGGGATTTAGTAAAACCTCAACTAGAGGCTTTCGGACATACAGTTATTACACTAGACTTACCTGGAAGTGGGAAAGATACAACTCCATCACAAAATATAACATTAGATTCCTATGTTAATGCAGTAACAACTATTATAAATCAACAAAATGAAAAAGTTATTCTTGTTGGACATAGTATGGGTGGAATTGTGATCACTCAAACCGCTGAGCTTATACCAAATAAAATCGATAAATTAGTATATCTTTGTGCATTCTTGCCACAAAATGGAGAAAGTCTTGGTAGTAAGTTAGACGGAGAAGCTGGCCCACAATTCTCTATAAATGAGAATGACATGACCGCAGAACTTATACCAGAGTTGATTGAACAAACATTTTTAAATGCTACAGAAGACGGTTCTATTAAAGGAGCATCTTTTAATCAAATGCGTCCTCAACCACTAGGACCGTTCCAAAAAGAGCTGAAAATATCAGAAGAGAACTTTGGAACTGTAAATCGTATTTATATCGAAACAACTCTAGATAGAGCAATTCCGATTGATTTTCAGCGCCGAATGAATACAGAAACTCCTTGTGTGAAAATCATTACTTTGGAAGCTGATCATTCTCCATTCTTTTCTAAAACAGCAGAACTTGTTAGTCACTTACATGAATTAAGCTAA
- a CDS encoding DUF896 domain-containing protein: MQNILFRINELSKKERTFGLTVDEKQEQQMLRQNYTKTFRGSLDSILLNTKIVDQNGLNVTPVALQDAQIRLKLSK, encoded by the coding sequence ATGCAAAACATTTTATTCCGTATTAACGAATTATCAAAAAAAGAAAGAACCTTTGGATTAACAGTTGATGAAAAACAAGAACAACAAATGTTGCGTCAAAACTATACAAAAACATTTCGCGGGAGCTTAGATTCCATTTTATTAAACACAAAAATCGTTGATCAAAATGGTCTTAACGTTACACCAGTTGCATTACAAGATGCTCAAATACGTTTAAAATTAAGCAAATGA
- a CDS encoding CcdC family protein has translation MSLALLSSIVAVCMAVGVMFLRFKSAKKPVTKKKIILPPIFMSTGAMMYFLPEFRLTSLEIVEAISVGLIFSIFLIKTSKFEIRGEDIYMKPSKAFIFILVGLLAVRVALKSYLSQSIDLTQLSGMFFLLAFAMIVSWRIAMYRSFTKLEKTIKRAGISI, from the coding sequence ATGAGTTTAGCACTTTTATCAAGTATAGTAGCGGTTTGTATGGCCGTTGGAGTTATGTTTCTTCGCTTTAAGTCAGCGAAAAAACCGGTAACGAAAAAGAAAATTATATTACCGCCAATTTTTATGAGCACTGGTGCAATGATGTACTTCTTACCAGAGTTTCGATTAACGTCTTTAGAAATAGTAGAGGCAATTAGCGTAGGACTTATTTTCTCTATATTTCTTATTAAAACATCTAAGTTCGAAATAAGAGGCGAAGACATATATATGAAACCATCAAAAGCGTTCATATTTATTTTAGTTGGTTTATTAGCTGTCCGGGTAGCATTAAAATCATATTTAAGTCAGTCGATTGATTTAACCCAATTAAGTGGAATGTTTTTCTTACTCGCTTTTGCGATGATTGTATCGTGGAGAATTGCGATGTATCGCTCGTTTACTAAATTAGAAAAGACAATAAAAAGAGCTGGAATTTCTATATAG
- a CDS encoding DUF2871 domain-containing protein: MKKLYNAAFIYLIIGLLSGVFAREYTKAQGIKGSTMLQLVHTHVLVLGFVFFLVALALFKVFNVRETKSFRAWFVVYNVGLIFTIATMVFRGILQVNGTDFNGLSHMAGLGHVIISVGLVWFMILLKKSFK; encoded by the coding sequence ATGAAGAAATTATATAATGCAGCATTCATTTACTTAATTATTGGTTTATTATCAGGTGTATTTGCAAGAGAGTATACGAAAGCGCAAGGCATTAAAGGATCCACTATGTTGCAATTAGTGCATACGCACGTATTAGTGCTCGGCTTTGTATTCTTTTTGGTCGCTTTAGCTCTATTTAAAGTATTTAATGTCCGTGAAACAAAAAGTTTTCGTGCGTGGTTTGTTGTTTATAATGTAGGATTAATTTTTACTATTGCTACAATGGTATTTAGAGGTATTCTACAAGTAAATGGAACTGACTTTAATGGTTTAAGCCATATGGCTGGATTAGGTCATGTCATTATAAGTGTTGGGCTCGTTTGGTTTATGATTTTGCTCAAAAAATCTTTTAAATAG
- a CDS encoding cytidine deaminase, producing MDKKKYIEEANKMLSKAYIPYSKFPVGAALVTKEGKIYTGCNIENASYGLCNCAERTAIFKAVSEGERDFSYLVITGETDGPISPCGACRQVIAEFCDPKMPVLLTNVKGDEKEVTVEQLLPGAFSIEDLK from the coding sequence ATGGATAAGAAAAAATATATCGAAGAAGCAAATAAGATGTTATCGAAAGCGTATATTCCGTATTCTAAATTTCCTGTTGGTGCAGCGCTAGTTACAAAAGAAGGTAAAATCTATACTGGTTGTAATATAGAAAACGCTTCTTACGGTTTATGTAACTGTGCAGAAAGAACAGCAATATTTAAAGCAGTATCAGAAGGTGAGCGCGACTTTAGTTACTTAGTCATTACAGGAGAAACTGACGGACCTATTTCACCATGTGGTGCTTGTAGACAAGTTATTGCTGAATTTTGTGATCCGAAAATGCCAGTTTTACTAACAAATGTAAAAGGCGATGAAAAAGAAGTGACTGTAGAGCAGTTACTGCCTGGTGCCTTTTCAATTGAAGATTTAAAATAA